In Arcobacter sp. F155, a single genomic region encodes these proteins:
- a CDS encoding BlaI/MecI/CopY family transcriptional regulator produces the protein GIYRAVQTKEEFLSKQTKKMTQELMGEFGDLVVNHMLDELEQADPTLIKKLEDKLSQLKKED, from the coding sequence GGCATATATCGTGCTGTACAAACAAAAGAAGAATTCTTATCCAAGCAAACGAAGAAAATGACACAGGAATTGATGGGGGAATTTGGAGATTTAGTTGTAAATCATATGTTAGATGAGTTAGAGCAGGCTGATCCGACTTTAATAAAAAAGTTAGAAGACAAATTGAGTCAGTTAAAAAAAGAGGATTAA